One genomic segment of Streptomyces sp. TLI_146 includes these proteins:
- a CDS encoding cation diffusion facilitator family transporter translates to MGHDHGPTGAAGTLSGTFRSRLLWTIGISASITVIQVVGALLSGSLALLADAAHSLTDAVGVALALGAITLAQRAPTPRRTFGFYRVEIFSAVLNALLLVAIFVWVLWSAIGRFSEPVEVKGGLMFAVAVGGLAANLVGLWLLRDAKDQSLNLRGAYLEVLGDALGSVAVIVGGLVILLTGWQAADPIASIVIGLLIVPRAYGLLRDALHVLMEATPQDMDLAEVRRHLLNEPGVLAVHDLHGWTVTSGMPVLTAHVVVSADALADGYGDLLGRLQRCVGDHFDVAHSTIQLEPEGHPETPGALHS, encoded by the coding sequence ATGGGCCATGACCACGGTCCCACGGGAGCTGCGGGCACGCTGAGCGGCACGTTCCGCAGCCGGCTGCTGTGGACCATCGGCATCAGCGCGTCGATCACCGTCATCCAGGTGGTCGGCGCGCTGCTCTCCGGCTCCCTCGCACTGCTCGCGGACGCCGCGCACAGCCTCACCGACGCGGTCGGCGTCGCGCTGGCGCTCGGCGCGATCACTCTGGCCCAGCGCGCCCCGACGCCCCGGCGCACCTTCGGCTTCTACCGGGTGGAGATCTTCTCGGCCGTCCTGAACGCCCTGCTGCTCGTGGCGATCTTCGTCTGGGTGCTGTGGTCGGCGATCGGCCGGTTCAGCGAGCCCGTCGAGGTCAAGGGCGGGCTGATGTTCGCGGTCGCGGTGGGCGGCCTCGCGGCGAACCTGGTCGGGCTCTGGCTGCTGCGGGACGCCAAGGACCAGAGCCTCAATCTGCGCGGCGCCTATCTGGAGGTCCTGGGCGACGCGCTCGGCTCGGTCGCGGTGATCGTCGGAGGTCTGGTCATCCTCCTGACGGGCTGGCAGGCCGCCGACCCGATCGCCTCCATCGTGATCGGCCTGCTGATCGTGCCGAGGGCGTACGGGCTGCTGCGCGACGCCCTGCACGTCCTGATGGAGGCCACCCCGCAGGACATGGACCTGGCGGAGGTGCGCCGGCACCTCCTCAACGAGCCCGGCGTGCTGGCGGTCCACGATCTGCACGGCTGGACCGTCACCTCCGGAATGCCGGTCCTCACCGCCCATGTGGTGGTCTCCGCCGACGCGCTGGCCGACGGCTACGGGGACCTCCTCGGGCGCCTCCAGCGGTGCGTCGGCGACCACTTCGACGTGGCCCATTCCACGATCCAGCTGGAGCCCGAGGGACACCCCGAGACGCCCGGTGCACTGCACAGCTAG
- a CDS encoding DNA polymerase III subunit gamma and tau: protein MSSLALYRRYRPESFAEVIGQEHVTDPLQQALRNNRVNHAYLFSGPRGCGKTTSARILARCLNCEQGPTPTPCGECQSCRDLARNGPGSIDVIEIDAASHGGVDDARELREKAFFGPASSRYKIYIIDEAHMVTSAGFNALLKVVEEPPEHLKFIFATTEPEKVIGTIRSRTHHYPFRLVPPGTLREYLGEVCGREGIPVEDGVLPLVVRAGAGSVRDSMSVMDQLLAGAADDGVTYAMATSLLGYTDGSLLDSVVDAFASGDGAAAFEVVDRVIEGGNDPRRFVADLLERLRDLVILAAVPDAGEKGLIDAPVDVVERMQAQASVFGAAELSRAADLVNTGLTEMRGATSPRLQLELICARVLLPAAYDDERSVQARLDRLERGAHFQPGAGAGPAMGYVPGAEAHPPMPPVPAGHGPEAARAAARAAAPAAPQAPAPAAPAPVQQPPVQAPPAPAPEPVPQAPAPGAWPGAAAPGGGQSGGAQGGGAQRPGAWPGAGGSASGSAAAPAPSAPTTGGAGAWPSASSPGQPAQTPAPAPEPTPAAAPAANPGSAVHVRNMWPDILEAVKNKRRFTWILLSQNAQVAGFDGTTLQLGFINAGARDNFASSGSEEVLRGVLGERFGVQWKVEAIIDPSGGSQPPAAAGNFGGGGNPGSGNGGYQAQGGGGFTPSRPQSPPPAATPAAPAPVQQPPQASAPARQAPPVAQEPPPVRLEDDVPEDDDPDLVDNALSGHDLIVRELGATVVEEYTNE from the coding sequence GTGTCGTCCCTTGCGCTGTACCGCCGCTATCGCCCGGAGTCCTTCGCCGAGGTCATTGGGCAGGAGCATGTCACCGACCCGCTGCAGCAGGCGCTGCGGAACAACCGGGTCAATCACGCGTACCTGTTCAGCGGGCCGCGCGGCTGTGGAAAGACGACCAGTGCCCGGATCCTTGCCCGCTGTCTGAACTGTGAGCAGGGGCCCACGCCCACCCCGTGCGGCGAGTGCCAGTCCTGTCGGGACCTCGCGCGCAACGGGCCGGGCTCCATCGACGTCATCGAGATCGACGCCGCCTCGCACGGTGGCGTGGACGATGCCCGTGAGCTGCGCGAGAAGGCCTTCTTCGGCCCCGCCAGCAGCCGGTACAAGATCTACATCATCGACGAGGCCCACATGGTCACCTCGGCGGGGTTCAACGCCCTGCTGAAGGTCGTCGAGGAGCCGCCGGAGCATCTGAAGTTCATCTTCGCCACGACCGAGCCCGAGAAGGTCATCGGGACCATCCGGTCGCGGACACATCACTATCCCTTCCGGCTCGTGCCGCCCGGGACTTTGCGTGAGTACCTGGGTGAGGTCTGCGGGCGGGAGGGGATCCCGGTCGAAGACGGCGTGCTGCCGCTCGTCGTGCGCGCCGGGGCCGGGTCCGTGCGTGACTCGATGTCCGTGATGGACCAGCTCCTCGCGGGCGCCGCCGACGACGGTGTGACGTACGCCATGGCCACCTCCCTCCTCGGCTACACGGACGGGTCGCTGCTCGACTCCGTGGTGGACGCGTTCGCCTCCGGTGACGGCGCCGCCGCCTTCGAGGTCGTCGACCGGGTCATCGAGGGCGGGAACGACCCCCGCCGGTTCGTCGCCGACCTGCTGGAGCGGCTGCGGGACCTCGTCATCCTCGCCGCCGTCCCGGACGCGGGCGAGAAGGGCCTCATCGACGCGCCCGTCGACGTCGTCGAGCGCATGCAGGCCCAGGCCTCCGTGTTCGGCGCCGCCGAGCTCAGCCGGGCCGCCGACCTCGTCAACACCGGGCTGACCGAGATGCGGGGCGCCACCTCGCCCCGGCTCCAGCTGGAGCTGATCTGCGCGCGCGTGCTGCTGCCCGCGGCGTACGACGACGAGCGCTCGGTCCAGGCCCGGCTCGACCGGCTGGAGCGCGGCGCCCACTTCCAGCCGGGCGCGGGGGCCGGACCCGCGATGGGGTACGTGCCGGGGGCCGAGGCCCATCCGCCGATGCCCCCCGTGCCCGCCGGACACGGCCCCGAGGCCGCCCGGGCCGCCGCGCGCGCCGCCGCCCCGGCCGCGCCCCAGGCGCCCGCCCCGGCCGCCCCCGCCCCCGTACAGCAGCCGCCGGTCCAGGCCCCGCCCGCGCCCGCTCCCGAGCCCGTCCCGCAGGCCCCGGCCCCGGGCGCCTGGCCCGGTGCGGCCGCGCCCGGCGGCGGTCAGAGCGGCGGCGCTCAGGGCGGCGGTGCTCAGCGGCCCGGCGCCTGGCCCGGTGCCGGAGGTTCCGCTTCCGGAAGCGCGGCCGCCCCCGCACCCTCCGCCCCCACCACCGGCGGCGCCGGAGCCTGGCCCTCCGCCTCCAGCCCCGGCCAGCCCGCGCAGACCCCCGCCCCGGCCCCCGAGCCGACCCCGGCCGCCGCCCCCGCCGCCAACCCCGGCAGCGCCGTCCACGTACGGAACATGTGGCCGGACATCCTGGAGGCCGTGAAGAACAAGCGGCGCTTCACCTGGATCCTGCTGAGTCAGAACGCGCAGGTGGCCGGATTCGACGGCACCACCCTCCAGCTCGGGTTCATCAACGCCGGCGCCCGGGACAACTTCGCCAGCAGCGGCAGCGAGGAAGTCCTGCGCGGCGTGCTCGGCGAGCGCTTCGGGGTGCAGTGGAAGGTCGAGGCGATCATCGACCCGTCCGGCGGCTCCCAGCCCCCGGCCGCGGCGGGCAACTTCGGCGGCGGAGGCAACCCCGGCTCCGGCAACGGCGGCTACCAGGCCCAGGGCGGAGGCGGCTTCACCCCCTCCCGCCCCCAGTCGCCCCCGCCCGCCGCGACCCCGGCCGCCCCCGCCCCCGTACAGCAGCCGCCGCAGGCCTCCGCGCCCGCGCGGCAGGCGCCCCCCGTGGCGCAGGAGCCGCCGCCGGTGCGTCTGGAGGACGACGTTCCGGAGGACGACGACCCCGACCTCGTGGACAACGCGCTCTCCGGCCACGACCTCATCGTCCGCGAGCTCGGCGCGACGGTGGTGGAGGAATATACGAACGAGTAG
- the sigJ gene encoding RNA polymerase sigma factor SigJ translates to MSGARGPLSNEDGLARAFERERPRLLRVAYTTTGCLAEAEDCVQEAWLRLRGLEDPGAVRDLRAWLTTTVGRLALDALGSARVRRERYVGTWLPEPLVEHAPDEQDPADRVTLDESVSMALMIVLDELSPAQRTAFLLHDVFGLPFEEVAGVVGRTPAAVRQLASRARRHVDGSRPHHPAGYARQRELVSAFGQACQEGDLERLVSLLDPEVVWRGDGGGKVTALNGIVRGADNVARGIVALTRVHVPPDGLRLAHVNGAPGLALYHWDGARTIVAITVDGGRITSVDAIRNPDKLMHVPDA, encoded by the coding sequence GTGAGCGGGGCGCGCGGGCCGCTGTCCAACGAGGACGGACTGGCCCGGGCCTTCGAGCGCGAGCGGCCCCGGCTGCTGCGGGTCGCCTATACGACGACGGGGTGCCTGGCGGAGGCCGAGGACTGCGTCCAGGAGGCGTGGCTGCGGCTGCGCGGCCTGGAGGACCCGGGGGCCGTACGGGATCTGCGCGCCTGGCTCACGACGACCGTGGGGCGCCTGGCCCTGGACGCGCTGGGGAGCGCGCGGGTGCGGCGCGAGCGGTACGTCGGCACCTGGCTGCCGGAGCCGCTGGTGGAGCACGCGCCGGACGAGCAGGACCCCGCCGACCGGGTCACGCTCGACGAGTCGGTGTCCATGGCCCTGATGATCGTCCTGGACGAGCTGTCGCCCGCCCAGCGCACCGCGTTCCTGCTGCACGACGTGTTCGGGCTGCCCTTCGAGGAGGTCGCGGGCGTGGTGGGCCGCACCCCGGCGGCCGTACGCCAGCTGGCCTCGCGGGCCCGCCGCCACGTCGACGGCAGCCGCCCGCACCACCCCGCCGGATACGCCCGCCAGCGCGAGCTGGTCAGCGCCTTCGGCCAGGCCTGCCAGGAGGGGGATCTGGAGCGGCTGGTCTCGCTGCTCGACCCCGAGGTGGTCTGGCGCGGCGACGGCGGCGGCAAGGTGACGGCCCTGAACGGCATCGTGCGCGGCGCCGACAACGTGGCACGCGGCATCGTCGCCCTCACCCGCGTACACGTCCCCCCGGACGGCCTGCGCCTCGCCCACGTCAACGGCGCGCCCGGCCTGGCCCTGTACCACTGGGACGGCGCCCGCACGATCGTGGCGATCACCGTGGACGGCGGCCGGATCACATCGGTGGACGCCATCCGCAACCCGGACAAGCTGATGCACGTACCGGACGCGTAG
- a CDS encoding SDR family oxidoreductase has protein sequence MDIAIAGGTGTLGSRVAEELRTRGHRVRVLSRRSPEYPVDLNTGEGLIDALAGCDVVVDAANGHGTAKGAARTLVDGSRRLLAAARAVGVQHHVCVSIVGCDMVPMGYMQVKAEQEWVVREGRVPWTIVRATQFHELLASALASAAKWGVVPVPRARLRTVACMEAAWVVADVAEGVPHRGRIEVCGPEDTDVREMARVWRNVTGRKAVLMPMPLPGRMGQALRAGALTVERPDVRGTMSFGEWLRTEQVWASVAGLR, from the coding sequence ATGGACATCGCCATTGCGGGAGGGACGGGGACGCTGGGTAGCCGCGTCGCCGAGGAGCTGCGTACGCGGGGGCACCGCGTACGGGTGCTGAGCCGTAGGTCACCGGAGTACCCGGTCGACCTGAACACGGGGGAGGGCCTGATCGACGCCCTTGCGGGGTGCGACGTCGTGGTGGACGCGGCCAACGGCCACGGGACCGCCAAGGGGGCGGCCCGCACGCTCGTGGACGGCTCGCGGCGGCTGCTCGCCGCCGCGCGCGCCGTGGGCGTACAGCACCACGTATGCGTCTCGATCGTGGGCTGCGACATGGTGCCGATGGGATACATGCAGGTCAAGGCCGAACAGGAGTGGGTCGTACGGGAGGGCAGGGTGCCCTGGACGATCGTGCGGGCCACCCAGTTCCACGAACTGCTCGCCTCGGCGCTCGCGTCGGCCGCCAAGTGGGGGGTGGTGCCGGTGCCCCGGGCGCGGCTGCGCACGGTCGCCTGCATGGAGGCCGCCTGGGTGGTCGCCGACGTGGCGGAGGGGGTGCCGCACCGGGGGCGGATCGAGGTGTGCGGGCCCGAGGACACCGACGTCCGCGAGATGGCCCGGGTCTGGCGCAACGTCACCGGGCGCAAGGCCGTCCTGATGCCGATGCCGCTGCCCGGCCGGATGGGCCAGGCGCTGCGGGCGGGCGCGCTGACCGTCGAGCGGCCGGATGTGCGCGGCACCATGTCGTTCGGGGAGTGGCTGCGCACCGAGCAGGTCTGGGCGAGCGTCGCGGGGCTGCGGTGA
- the purD gene encoding phosphoribosylamine--glycine ligase, with protein sequence MKVLVIGGGAREHALCRSLSLDPDVTALHCAPGNAGIAEVAELHPVDQLDGEAVARLATGLAADLVVVGPEAPLVAGVADAVRAAGIPCFGPSGEAARLEGSKAFAKDVMAAANVPTARSYVCTTPAEIDEALDAFGAPYVVKDDGLAAGKGVVVTEDVEAARAHALACDRVVIEEFLDGPEVSLFAITDGVTVLPLQPAQDFKRALDGDEGPNTGGMGAYSPLPWADPKLVDEVMASVLQPTVDELRRRGTPFSGLLYAGLAITSRGVRVIEFNARFGDPETQVVLARLKTPLAGVLLHSANGTLDVQPPLAWRDDAAVTVVVASHNYPGTPRTGDPIEGLDEVAALDAPHAYVLHAGTRQDGGAVVSAGGRVLSVTATGADLAQARERAYAAVGRIRLDGSQHRTDIARKAADAQV encoded by the coding sequence GTGAAGGTCCTTGTCATCGGCGGCGGCGCCCGCGAGCACGCCCTGTGCCGTTCCCTGTCCCTCGACCCCGACGTGACGGCGCTGCACTGCGCCCCCGGCAACGCCGGGATCGCGGAGGTCGCCGAGCTCCACCCCGTGGACCAGCTGGACGGCGAGGCCGTCGCCCGGCTCGCCACCGGCCTCGCGGCCGACCTGGTCGTCGTCGGACCCGAGGCGCCGCTGGTCGCCGGGGTCGCCGACGCCGTACGGGCCGCGGGCATCCCCTGCTTCGGCCCCTCGGGCGAGGCGGCGCGGCTGGAGGGCTCCAAGGCCTTCGCCAAGGACGTGATGGCGGCGGCGAACGTGCCGACCGCGCGCTCCTACGTCTGCACCACCCCGGCCGAGATCGACGAGGCGCTGGACGCGTTCGGCGCCCCGTACGTCGTCAAGGACGACGGGCTCGCGGCCGGCAAGGGCGTCGTCGTCACCGAGGACGTCGAGGCGGCCCGCGCGCACGCGCTGGCCTGCGACCGGGTCGTCATCGAGGAGTTCCTCGACGGCCCCGAGGTCTCGCTCTTCGCGATCACGGACGGCGTGACCGTGCTGCCGCTCCAGCCCGCGCAGGACTTCAAGCGCGCGCTCGACGGCGACGAGGGGCCCAACACCGGTGGCATGGGCGCGTATTCGCCGCTGCCCTGGGCCGACCCCAAGCTCGTCGACGAGGTCATGGCGAGCGTGCTCCAGCCGACGGTCGACGAACTGCGGCGCCGCGGCACGCCGTTCTCCGGGCTGCTGTACGCGGGCCTCGCGATCACCTCGCGCGGCGTGCGGGTCATCGAGTTCAACGCGCGCTTCGGCGACCCCGAGACGCAGGTCGTGCTCGCCCGGCTGAAGACGCCGCTGGCGGGCGTGCTGCTGCACTCGGCCAACGGGACGCTGGACGTCCAGCCGCCGCTGGCCTGGCGCGACGACGCGGCGGTCACGGTCGTCGTGGCGTCGCACAACTACCCCGGTACGCCCCGGACGGGCGACCCGATCGAGGGGCTCGACGAGGTCGCGGCCCTGGACGCGCCGCACGCGTACGTGCTGCACGCCGGGACCCGGCAGGACGGCGGCGCGGTCGTGAGCGCGGGCGGACGGGTTCTTTCGGTCACTGCGACCGGGGCGGACT